A window of the Deinococcus gobiensis I-0 genome harbors these coding sequences:
- a CDS encoding E3 binding domain-containing protein, whose protein sequence is MERIAPLAKILAEANGIEWQGLHGSGEGGQIVEQDILDYLTRVMSGEADPPSTPVDAPPPDWNGEDIPGGGMFDASALSRAGVDTDIAQFVEQSRAPAAPAQSGPVSAASDFELDDGEEDLLLPPTPQPTAPSAVAPAMAAAPAPTAAPMLGRAGSVPTPATPATPVPTPAPAAPAAPAGGLGNLLSRLYQKPAAPAPEPAAPVAPVMPAASAPVSPQPVVPPVMAEPVQTPAAPEPVVPTPVLPGPVAIPAPAPTPTPAHEIAVPVVTAPTPVYTPAPAQPEPEAAKPAAPAMPAPVMPAPVPAQPAATVQAPTSATPRDAVWFGTYLRREANVTGLMDLHGQLSEALGREVPLALLLARAAQHHAAALGLDTLAIQDVQASRVRAVQPGSLREALAGLDGDFGGTPDLLVVDAGALDLDDLHYPHALSLSVGRVQGGRVGLSLQGDVEPDKAARFLAGVAQTLEKPVVLLI, encoded by the coding sequence ATGGAACGCATAGCACCGCTGGCCAAGATCCTGGCTGAAGCGAACGGCATCGAGTGGCAGGGTCTGCACGGCAGCGGTGAGGGCGGCCAGATCGTCGAGCAGGACATTCTGGACTACCTCACCCGCGTCATGAGCGGTGAGGCCGATCCGCCGTCCACGCCCGTGGACGCCCCGCCGCCCGACTGGAACGGCGAGGACATCCCCGGCGGCGGCATGTTCGACGCCTCGGCCCTGAGCCGCGCGGGCGTGGACACCGACATCGCGCAGTTCGTCGAGCAGTCGCGCGCCCCCGCCGCGCCGGCCCAGAGCGGCCCGGTGTCGGCCGCCAGCGACTTCGAACTCGACGACGGCGAGGAAGACCTGCTGCTGCCCCCAACCCCGCAGCCCACGGCCCCGAGCGCGGTGGCCCCGGCGATGGCCGCCGCGCCGGCCCCGACCGCTGCGCCCATGCTGGGCCGCGCCGGCAGCGTGCCCACGCCGGCCACTCCGGCCACCCCGGTCCCCACCCCGGCCCCGGCGGCCCCCGCTGCGCCGGCCGGGGGCCTGGGCAACCTGCTCTCGCGCCTGTACCAGAAGCCGGCGGCCCCGGCCCCCGAGCCGGCTGCACCTGTGGCCCCCGTGATGCCCGCCGCCTCCGCGCCGGTGAGCCCCCAGCCGGTCGTCCCCCCGGTCATGGCCGAGCCGGTCCAGACCCCGGCCGCGCCCGAGCCGGTCGTGCCCACGCCCGTGCTGCCCGGGCCGGTCGCCATACCGGCCCCCGCCCCCACCCCGACCCCCGCACACGAAATCGCGGTGCCTGTGGTAACCGCGCCGACCCCGGTCTACACGCCCGCCCCCGCACAACCCGAACCCGAGGCCGCGAAGCCCGCTGCGCCTGCCATGCCCGCACCGGTCATGCCCGCCCCCGTCCCGGCGCAGCCCGCCGCCACGGTCCAGGCCCCCACCAGCGCCACGCCGCGTGACGCCGTGTGGTTCGGCACCTACCTGCGCCGCGAGGCGAACGTGACCGGATTGATGGACCTGCACGGCCAGCTGTCCGAGGCGCTGGGCCGCGAGGTACCGCTCGCGCTGCTGCTGGCGCGCGCCGCGCAGCACCACGCCGCCGCGCTGGGTCTGGACACCCTGGCGATTCAGGACGTGCAGGCCAGCCGCGTGCGCGCCGTGCAGCCGGGCAGCCTCCGTGAGGCGCTCGCGGGCCTCGACGGCGACTTCGGCGGCACGCCGGACCTGCTCGTCGTGGACGCCGGGGCGCTGGACCTCGACGACCTGCACTACCCGCATGCCCTGAGCCTGAGCGTGGGCCGCGTGCAGGGGGGCCGCGTGGGCCTGAGCCTCCAGGGCGACGTGGAACCCGACAAGGCCGCGCGTTTCCTGGCGGGCGTCGCCCAGACCCTCGAAAAGCCGGTCGTCCTGCTCATCTGA
- a CDS encoding adenylosuccinate synthase, with translation MPGIAIIGAQWGDEGKGKITDFLAPGAKYVVRYQGGANAGHTVTAKGQTFKLNLLPSGVLHPGTVSILGDGMVIDPAKFSEERANLIAGGLEPELRISDRAHLVLPHHKYVDGRKDFVGTTGRGIGPAYADRARRVGIRFGDLADDQTLRERVERLLEAKPNSTREAGWTSVDVAMEALAPTREALVPFVQDTGAQLRAALHAGENVLFEGAQATLLDLNYGTYPFVTSSYPTVGGILVGAGVNHKAIHKVYGVAKAFNTRVGHGPFVTEVTDEAGVLRLRGDGSKPWDEYGTTTGRPRRVGWLDLELLRYAVEVNGFDGLVINKMDILAGLDTIPVCVGYGSEGQPVYKQMKGWATTEGADSRETLPSEAQAYLDLIEETVNCPVVIFSAGPAREQTYGAVSWT, from the coding sequence ATGCCTGGAATTGCAATTATTGGGGCCCAGTGGGGCGACGAGGGCAAGGGCAAGATCACCGACTTCCTGGCACCCGGAGCGAAGTACGTCGTGCGCTACCAGGGCGGCGCGAACGCCGGGCATACGGTCACGGCGAAGGGGCAGACCTTCAAGCTGAACCTGCTGCCCAGCGGCGTGCTGCATCCCGGCACGGTGAGCATTCTGGGCGACGGCATGGTCATCGACCCGGCCAAATTCAGCGAGGAGCGCGCCAACCTCATCGCGGGCGGCCTGGAGCCGGAACTGCGGATCAGCGACCGCGCCCACCTCGTGCTGCCGCACCACAAGTATGTGGACGGCCGCAAGGATTTCGTGGGCACGACCGGACGCGGCATCGGCCCGGCCTACGCCGACCGCGCCCGGCGCGTGGGCATCCGCTTCGGGGACCTGGCCGACGACCAGACCCTGCGTGAGCGCGTGGAGCGGCTGCTGGAAGCCAAGCCCAACTCGACCCGCGAGGCCGGCTGGACCAGCGTGGACGTGGCGATGGAGGCCCTGGCCCCCACCCGCGAGGCGCTGGTGCCCTTCGTGCAGGACACGGGCGCGCAGTTGCGCGCCGCCCTGCACGCCGGAGAGAACGTGCTGTTCGAGGGCGCGCAGGCCACGCTGCTCGACCTGAACTACGGCACCTACCCCTTCGTCACGAGTTCGTACCCGACCGTCGGCGGCATCCTGGTCGGCGCGGGCGTGAACCACAAGGCCATCCACAAGGTGTACGGGGTCGCCAAGGCCTTCAACACCCGTGTGGGCCACGGCCCCTTCGTGACCGAGGTGACCGACGAGGCGGGCGTGCTGCGCCTGCGCGGCGACGGCTCCAAGCCCTGGGACGAGTACGGCACGACGACCGGCCGCCCGCGCCGCGTGGGCTGGCTCGACCTCGAACTGCTGCGCTACGCGGTGGAGGTCAACGGCTTCGACGGTCTGGTCATCAACAAGATGGACATTCTGGCGGGCCTGGACACCATCCCGGTGTGCGTGGGCTACGGCAGCGAAGGGCAGCCCGTCTACAAGCAGATGAAGGGCTGGGCCACCACCGAGGGGGCCGACAGCCGCGAAACGCTGCCCAGCGAGGCGCAGGCCTACCTCGACCTCATCGAGGAAACCGTGAACTGCCCGGTCGTGATCTTCTCGGCCGGTCCGGCGCGGGAGCAGACCTACGGCGCGGTGAGCTGGACCTAA
- the folE gene encoding GTP cyclohydrolase I FolE: MSTEPHSPVPSARSREDGQEVPGLSGLTRDWLSAIGEDPEREGLERTPHRVAKAWSYLTSGYEQTLQSVVGEGVFASEGSEMVIVKDIEFYSMCEHHMLPFYGRAHVAYIPEGRILGLSKFARIVDLYSRRLQVQERITTQIADAVQDLLAPQGVAVLMEGVHLCMAMRGVQKQNSSTTTSAMRGLFRSDARTRAEFMSAVQGTLRGR, from the coding sequence TTGAGCACAGAACCACACAGCCCCGTCCCGTCGGCGCGGAGCCGCGAGGACGGCCAGGAAGTGCCGGGCCTGAGCGGCCTGACCCGCGACTGGCTTTCGGCCATCGGGGAAGACCCGGAGCGCGAGGGCCTGGAGCGCACGCCCCACCGCGTCGCCAAGGCCTGGAGCTACCTGACCTCCGGCTACGAGCAGACCCTCCAGAGCGTGGTGGGCGAGGGCGTCTTCGCGTCCGAGGGCAGCGAGATGGTGATCGTCAAGGACATTGAGTTCTACTCGATGTGCGAGCACCACATGCTGCCCTTCTACGGCCGCGCCCACGTCGCCTACATTCCCGAGGGCAGGATTCTGGGCCTGAGCAAGTTCGCCCGCATCGTGGACCTGTACTCGCGCCGCCTCCAGGTCCAGGAGCGGATCACGACCCAGATCGCGGACGCCGTGCAGGACCTGCTCGCGCCGCAGGGCGTGGCCGTCCTGATGGAAGGGGTGCACCTGTGCATGGCGATGCGCGGCGTGCAGAAACAGAATTCCAGCACGACCACCTCGGCCATGCGTGGGCTGTTCCGCAGCGACGCCCGCACCCGCGCCGAGTTCATGAGCGCGGTCCAGGGCACCCTGCGCGGACGCTGA
- the msrP gene encoding protein-methionine-sulfoxide reductase catalytic subunit MsrP, with the protein MPTDPDAVPHEKPSREPRPPVPPSRREFLRSAALFTGTALALGGGLELLTRRPGAVSSEEAPELARPARPLGPYDTSEPVTPYGQATTYNNFYELGVSKDDPARNASALQVRPWTVEIDGEVEKPVTVDIDKLQSWFPLEDRIYRMRCVEGWSMVMPWLGFPLAALLRRVQPTGEARYVKFTAINDPQHLPGQQEPILDWPYVEGLRLDEAMHPLTFMAMGLDGKVLLPQSGAPLRLAVPWKYGFKSIKSVVRITLTASQPQTTWSLAAPDEYGFYANVNPAVPHPRWSQATERRIGELRRRDTLPFNGYAEQVAGLYKGMDLRRFY; encoded by the coding sequence ATGCCGACCGACCCGGATGCCGTGCCCCACGAGAAGCCCAGCCGCGAACCCCGACCCCCTGTCCCCCCCTCGCGGCGGGAATTCCTGCGCTCGGCGGCGCTGTTCACCGGCACGGCCCTCGCCCTGGGCGGCGGCCTGGAACTGCTGACCCGCCGCCCCGGCGCCGTGAGCAGCGAGGAAGCCCCCGAACTCGCGCGGCCCGCGCGCCCGCTGGGACCCTACGACACCAGCGAGCCGGTCACGCCCTACGGGCAGGCGACCACCTACAACAACTTCTACGAGCTGGGCGTGAGCAAGGACGACCCGGCGCGCAACGCCTCGGCGCTGCAGGTGCGCCCCTGGACGGTCGAGATCGACGGCGAGGTCGAGAAGCCCGTGACGGTGGACATCGACAAACTTCAGTCGTGGTTTCCGCTCGAAGACCGCATCTACCGCATGCGCTGCGTCGAGGGCTGGTCCATGGTGATGCCGTGGCTGGGCTTTCCGCTCGCCGCCCTGCTGCGCCGGGTGCAGCCCACGGGCGAGGCCCGCTACGTGAAGTTCACGGCGATCAACGATCCGCAGCACCTGCCGGGGCAGCAGGAACCCATTCTGGACTGGCCCTACGTCGAGGGCCTGCGGCTCGACGAGGCGATGCACCCGCTGACCTTCATGGCGATGGGCCTGGACGGCAAGGTGCTGCTGCCGCAGAGCGGCGCGCCCCTGCGGCTGGCGGTGCCCTGGAAGTACGGTTTCAAGAGCATCAAGAGCGTCGTGCGCATCACCCTGACCGCCTCCCAGCCACAGACCACCTGGAGCCTCGCCGCGCCCGACGAGTACGGGTTCTATGCCAACGTGAACCCGGCGGTGCCGCATCCGCGCTGGAGCCAGGCGACCGAGCGCCGCATCGGCGAGCTGCGCCGGCGCGACACGCTGCCCTTCAACGGCTACGCCGAGCAGGTCGCGGGGCTGTACAAGGGCATGGACCTGCGGCGTTTCTACTGA
- a CDS encoding protein-methionine-sulfoxide reductase heme-binding subunit MsrQ: protein MTSSPASPGPGTPDPLPPRRPTPRASLDWLVPAVTVGGLLPAAVLILDALGGALGANPVQRALHQTGQLALIVLLLSLVCTPLRRLTGWTWPARVRKALGLLAFFYALLHFAIYLFDHDFAPGLVLADVLERPFITAGFTALLLLVPLALTSTPQSVRRLGFARWTRLHQLVYASACLGALHYWWGVKKDHTSPLLAALALAALLAARWLWPAGRSRAGRRATSR, encoded by the coding sequence ATGACCTCTTCACCTGCCTCGCCGGGGCCCGGCACGCCCGACCCCCTTCCTCCGCGCCGACCCACCCCGCGCGCCTCGCTGGACTGGCTGGTGCCGGCCGTGACCGTGGGCGGCCTGCTGCCCGCCGCCGTGCTGATCCTCGATGCCCTGGGGGGCGCGCTGGGGGCCAACCCCGTGCAGCGCGCCCTGCACCAGACCGGGCAACTGGCGTTGATCGTGCTGCTGCTGTCGCTGGTCTGCACGCCGCTGCGCAGGCTGACCGGCTGGACGTGGCCCGCGCGCGTCCGCAAGGCGCTGGGGCTGCTGGCCTTCTTCTACGCCCTGCTGCACTTCGCCATCTACCTCTTCGACCACGACTTCGCGCCGGGGCTGGTGCTGGCCGACGTGCTGGAGCGGCCCTTCATCACGGCCGGGTTCACGGCGCTGCTGCTGCTCGTGCCGCTGGCGCTGACGAGTACCCCCCAGAGCGTGCGCCGCCTGGGCTTCGCGCGCTGGACGCGGCTGCACCAACTGGTGTACGCCTCGGCGTGCCTGGGGGCACTGCACTACTGGTGGGGCGTGAAAAAGGACCACACCTCGCCGCTGCTGGCCGCGCTGGCCCTCGCCGCGCTGCTGGCCGCGCGCTGGCTGTGGCCGGCGGGCCGGAGTAGGGCAGGTCGCCGCGCCACTTCCCGCTGA
- a CDS encoding prepilin peptidase, producing MSLDVLLVVFAGVFGLLVGSFSNVLIWRLPRGENIAFPPSHCPHCDHALAPRDLVPLGSWLALGGKCRYCRAPIKARYPVVEALTGLGYAVIAALFPFTVYGAAPLGLMVLFTLLLVGSAIDLDTYTIPDELTLPGVALGLLFALVGVRGAAEALPTFAGAVQGALLGAGVLVAIDLFGSWVLRRFRERQYPDLPIGYQQIALGLLAGAWLGPWGGLAVALVSAGVNAVARRVVRIPEVLTLGGFLVSVAVASSGVGPGLVGAAQGGLAGAGATSLVAGLYWWWAHRARREDDAADDGAYDPSAMGFGDVKLAAVIGAFLGWQNLLLAVVVAVFAGAVFGLVQAALKRGNRVKFGPYLALGAVVAMLWGQPLVGSYRALLGL from the coding sequence GTGAGTCTCGACGTTCTTCTCGTGGTGTTCGCTGGCGTGTTCGGCCTGCTCGTCGGGTCGTTCTCGAACGTGCTGATCTGGCGGTTGCCACGCGGCGAGAACATCGCCTTTCCGCCGAGCCACTGCCCGCACTGCGACCACGCCCTCGCGCCCAGGGACCTCGTGCCGCTGGGCTCCTGGCTGGCGCTGGGGGGCAAGTGCCGCTACTGCCGCGCGCCCATCAAGGCCCGCTACCCGGTCGTCGAGGCGCTGACGGGCCTGGGCTACGCGGTCATCGCGGCGCTCTTTCCCTTCACGGTGTACGGCGCGGCCCCCCTGGGCCTGATGGTGCTGTTCACGCTGCTGCTGGTGGGCAGCGCCATCGACCTCGACACCTACACCATCCCCGACGAGCTGACGCTGCCGGGCGTGGCGCTCGGGCTGCTGTTCGCGCTGGTCGGCGTGCGCGGCGCGGCCGAGGCGCTGCCCACCTTCGCCGGGGCGGTGCAGGGCGCGCTGCTGGGGGCGGGGGTGCTCGTCGCCATCGACCTGTTCGGGTCGTGGGTGCTGCGGCGCTTCCGCGAGCGGCAGTACCCCGACCTGCCCATCGGCTACCAGCAGATCGCGCTGGGGCTACTGGCCGGCGCGTGGCTGGGGCCCTGGGGCGGTCTGGCGGTGGCCCTGGTGTCGGCGGGCGTGAACGCCGTGGCCCGGCGGGTCGTGCGGATTCCCGAAGTGCTCACGCTGGGCGGCTTTCTGGTCAGCGTGGCGGTCGCGAGCAGCGGCGTCGGCCCTGGCCTCGTCGGCGCGGCGCAGGGCGGTCTGGCCGGGGCGGGGGCCACGTCGCTGGTCGCGGGCCTGTACTGGTGGTGGGCCCACCGCGCCCGGCGCGAGGACGACGCGGCCGACGACGGCGCCTACGACCCCAGCGCGATGGGCTTCGGGGACGTGAAGCTCGCCGCCGTGATCGGGGCCTTCCTGGGCTGGCAGAACCTGCTGCTGGCGGTCGTGGTGGCCGTGTTCGCGGGGGCCGTGTTCGGACTGGTGCAGGCGGCCCTCAAGCGGGGCAACCGGGTCAAGTTCGGCCCCTACCTCGCCCTGGGGGCGGTCGTGGCGATGCTGTGGGGCCAGCCGCTCGTCGGCAGCTACCGGGCGCTGCTGGGGCTGTAG
- a CDS encoding queuosine precursor transporter, with translation MTDPAPAPALTPPRYLSAIQGIFAVVLVVSNIASSKLATVHLAGWAPTFDGGTFLFPLTYIFGDVLTEVYGYARSRRVIWFGLAMNLCAALVLALVAVLPTAPGTDGGPFSAIFTFVPRIVLASTAAFFVGEFLNSYVLAKLKVATAGRWLWTRTIGSTLVGQGADTLVFSLIAFAGLLPTDQLWGLIAFNYVYKVALEILLTPVTYGVVGFLKRAEGRDAYDRHTDFNPFRLRG, from the coding sequence ATGACCGACCCTGCCCCTGCACCCGCCCTCACGCCGCCCCGCTACCTCTCCGCCATCCAGGGGATCTTCGCGGTGGTCCTGGTGGTGTCCAACATCGCCTCGAGCAAGCTCGCCACCGTGCACCTCGCGGGCTGGGCGCCGACCTTCGACGGCGGCACCTTCCTGTTTCCGCTGACGTACATCTTCGGGGACGTGCTCACCGAGGTCTACGGCTACGCACGCTCGCGCCGGGTCATCTGGTTCGGGCTGGCGATGAACCTGTGCGCGGCCCTGGTGCTGGCGCTGGTCGCCGTGCTGCCCACCGCGCCCGGCACCGACGGCGGCCCCTTCAGCGCCATCTTCACGTTCGTGCCGCGCATCGTGCTGGCCTCGACCGCCGCCTTCTTCGTGGGGGAGTTCCTAAATTCCTACGTGCTGGCCAAGCTCAAGGTGGCTACGGCAGGCCGCTGGCTGTGGACGCGCACCATCGGCTCGACCCTCGTCGGGCAGGGGGCCGACACGCTGGTCTTCAGCCTGATCGCCTTCGCGGGTCTGCTGCCCACAGATCAGCTCTGGGGCCTGATCGCCTTCAACTACGTCTACAAGGTCGCCCTCGAGATCCTGCTGACCCCCGTCACCTACGGCGTGGTGGGCTTCCTGAAACGGGCCGAAGGCCGGGACGCCTACGACCGGCACACCGACTTCAACCCGTTCCGGCTGCGGGGCTGA
- a CDS encoding menaquinone biosynthesis decarboxylase, whose product MAFPDLRSFMELLESRGELLRVDVPVSRDLEITEIADRLVKKGGPAVLFENVVGSDFPLVIGLVGTRERTALSLGVQDLDDLAAKVKALIDLKGSGGVAGLLGNVTKLRDAAHLLPRRVRSAPVQEVVWRGDEVDLDKLPVLKCWPLDGGPFVTLPLVITKDPETGERNIGMYRMQVMDKTTTGMHWQRHKTGTKHLEKAKRLGKRLEVAVAIGGDPALIYAATAPLPPIPGLDELALAGYLRGQRYPVVKGVTVDLDVPANAEFILEGYVDPAEDWAVEGPFGDHTGFYTLPDLYPRFHVTAITMRRDPVYPATIVGRPPMEDAYLIEASERLFLPAAQLIIPEITDYHMPPAGVAHNLVVVGIKKGYPGQAYKVANGLFGLGQMMFAKVIVVVDEDVKVNDFAAVWREVALKAVPGRDTLTTRGPIDVLDHSSRGWGYGGKLIIDATTKRPEEIGSAASSRDDQAGDVAQADAVGADAASGAFTPRAAAGLPTFGGVVAQRQTPDGYWLVALDKTRPGQARELAAAFAAHPAAAGVRHLLIVDEHTDVNDLQDVWWTILNNIDPERDVRQEGELLAWDGARKLPEEGFVREWPPKITMSPEVVRRVDALWHVYGLPERWR is encoded by the coding sequence ATGGCCTTTCCCGACCTGCGGTCGTTCATGGAGCTGCTCGAAAGTCGCGGTGAACTGCTGCGCGTAGACGTGCCGGTGTCGCGTGACCTCGAAATCACCGAAATCGCCGACCGCCTGGTCAAGAAGGGCGGTCCGGCGGTGCTGTTCGAGAACGTCGTCGGCAGCGACTTCCCGCTCGTCATCGGGCTGGTGGGCACCCGCGAGCGCACCGCCCTGAGCCTGGGCGTGCAGGACCTCGACGACCTCGCCGCCAAGGTCAAGGCCCTGATCGACCTCAAGGGGTCGGGCGGCGTGGCGGGGCTGCTGGGCAACGTGACCAAGCTGCGCGACGCGGCGCACCTGCTGCCCCGGCGGGTCCGCTCGGCCCCCGTGCAGGAGGTCGTGTGGCGCGGCGACGAGGTGGACCTGGACAAGTTGCCGGTCCTGAAGTGCTGGCCGCTGGACGGCGGCCCCTTCGTGACGCTGCCGCTGGTGATCACCAAGGACCCCGAGACCGGCGAGCGCAACATCGGCATGTACCGCATGCAGGTCATGGACAAGACGACCACCGGCATGCACTGGCAGCGCCACAAGACCGGCACCAAGCACCTGGAGAAGGCCAAGCGGCTGGGTAAACGGCTAGAGGTGGCGGTGGCCATCGGCGGCGACCCCGCGCTCATCTACGCGGCGACCGCGCCCCTGCCGCCCATCCCCGGTCTCGACGAGCTGGCGCTGGCGGGCTACCTGCGCGGGCAGCGCTACCCGGTCGTGAAGGGCGTGACGGTGGACCTCGACGTGCCCGCCAACGCCGAATTCATCCTCGAAGGTTACGTGGACCCGGCCGAGGACTGGGCGGTCGAGGGGCCGTTCGGGGACCACACCGGCTTCTACACGCTGCCCGACCTGTACCCGCGCTTTCACGTCACGGCGATCACCATGCGGCGAGACCCGGTGTACCCCGCGACCATCGTGGGCCGCCCGCCGATGGAGGACGCCTACCTCATCGAGGCGTCCGAGCGGCTGTTCCTGCCGGCCGCGCAGCTCATCATCCCCGAGATCACCGACTACCACATGCCGCCCGCCGGGGTCGCGCACAACCTCGTGGTGGTGGGCATCAAGAAGGGCTATCCGGGGCAGGCCTACAAGGTCGCCAACGGGCTGTTCGGCCTGGGGCAGATGATGTTCGCCAAGGTGATCGTGGTCGTGGACGAGGACGTGAAGGTCAACGACTTCGCCGCCGTGTGGCGCGAGGTCGCCCTGAAGGCCGTGCCGGGCCGCGACACCCTGACCACGCGCGGCCCCATCGACGTGCTCGACCACTCCAGCCGGGGCTGGGGCTACGGCGGCAAACTGATCATCGACGCGACCACCAAGCGTCCCGAGGAGATCGGCAGCGCCGCGAGCAGCCGCGACGACCAGGCGGGCGACGTGGCCCAGGCCGACGCGGTGGGGGCCGACGCGGCTTCCGGGGCCTTCACGCCGCGCGCCGCCGCCGGGCTGCCCACCTTCGGGGGCGTGGTCGCCCAGCGCCAGACGCCCGACGGCTACTGGCTGGTGGCCCTCGACAAGACCCGGCCCGGGCAGGCGCGCGAGCTGGCCGCCGCCTTCGCCGCGCATCCGGCGGCGGCGGGCGTGCGCCACCTCCTGATCGTGGACGAGCACACCGACGTCAATGACCTTCAGGACGTGTGGTGGACCATCCTGAACAATATCGACCCCGAGCGCGACGTGCGGCAGGAGGGAGAACTGCTCGCCTGGGACGGCGCGCGCAAGCTGCCCGAGGAGGGCTTCGTGCGCGAGTGGCCGCCCAAGATCACCATGTCGCCCGAGGTCGTGCGCCGGGTGGACGCGCTGTGGCACGTGTACGGCCTGCCGGAGCGCTGGCGCTGA
- a CDS encoding transporter substrate-binding domain-containing protein, giving the protein MKKILTLGLLALVSTSLAATTAPTLTKGTLKIGMEGTYPPFTYKDDKGVLTGFDVDIAKAVAAKLGLKAEFVLTEWSGILAGLQANKYDVIVNQVAITPERQKTINFSTPYAYSRPQIIVRKAGNFDPKSLADLKGKRVGSSLGSNYERALKAEGGINIVTYPGAAEILADLATGRIDAAYNDRLLVGYLTKSQNLPIRGAGVSSESESVAIALKKTNPGLKTAIDKALLQIKADGTYAKISRQWFGQDVSKP; this is encoded by the coding sequence ATGAAGAAGATCCTGACCCTGGGCCTGCTGGCCCTCGTAAGCACCAGCCTCGCCGCCACGACCGCCCCCACCCTGACCAAGGGCACCCTCAAGATCGGCATGGAAGGCACCTACCCGCCCTTCACCTACAAAGACGACAAGGGCGTCCTGACCGGCTTCGACGTGGACATCGCCAAGGCGGTCGCTGCCAAGCTGGGCCTCAAGGCCGAGTTCGTGCTGACCGAGTGGAGCGGCATCCTGGCCGGCCTCCAGGCCAACAAATACGACGTGATCGTCAACCAGGTGGCCATCACGCCCGAGCGCCAGAAGACCATCAACTTCTCCACGCCCTACGCCTACAGCCGCCCGCAGATCATCGTGCGCAAAGCCGGCAACTTCGATCCCAAGTCGCTGGCCGACCTCAAGGGCAAGCGCGTGGGCAGCAGCCTGGGCAGCAACTACGAGCGCGCGCTCAAGGCCGAGGGCGGCATCAACATCGTGACCTACCCCGGCGCGGCCGAAATCCTGGCCGACCTCGCCACCGGGCGCATCGACGCGGCGTACAACGACCGCCTGCTCGTGGGCTACCTGACCAAGTCGCAGAACCTGCCCATCCGCGGCGCGGGCGTGAGCAGCGAGAGCGAGTCGGTCGCCATCGCCCTGAAGAAGACCAACCCCGGCCTCAAGACCGCCATCGACAAGGCGCTTCTCCAGATCAAGGCGGACGGCACCTACGCCAAGATCAGCCGCCAGTGGTTCGGTCAGGACGTAAGCAAACCCTGA
- a CDS encoding amino acid ABC transporter permease: MEQFQLVLQSALDALPTLLRATPTTLGFALAAMLLGLPLGFLVALSRLSRFAALRGISSVFVSFIRGTPLLVQIFVIYYGLPSLGLTLNPVAGGVIALTLNAAAYLSETIRAAILSIPKGQREAATSLGLSGSQTMRLIVLPQAARVALPSLSNTLIGLVKDTSLVSVITVVELLRSAQLVIARTFEPFGPYLAAALIYWVISSLLELVQRALERRFARGATA; this comes from the coding sequence ATGGAACAGTTTCAACTCGTGCTGCAAAGCGCCCTGGACGCGCTGCCGACCCTGCTCCGGGCCACGCCGACCACGCTGGGCTTCGCGCTCGCGGCGATGCTGCTGGGCCTGCCGCTGGGCTTTCTGGTGGCGCTGTCGCGGCTCTCGCGTTTCGCGGCGCTGCGGGGGATCAGCAGCGTCTTCGTGTCCTTCATCCGGGGCACGCCGCTGCTCGTACAGATTTTCGTCATCTACTACGGTCTGCCCAGCCTGGGCCTGACCCTCAACCCGGTGGCGGGCGGCGTGATCGCCCTGACCCTGAACGCCGCCGCCTACCTCAGCGAGACGATCCGCGCGGCCATCCTGAGCATCCCCAAGGGCCAGCGCGAGGCCGCGACCAGCCTGGGCCTGAGCGGCTCGCAGACCATGCGCCTGATCGTGCTGCCCCAGGCGGCTCGCGTGGCGCTGCCCAGCCTGAGCAACACCCTCATCGGGCTGGTCAAGGACACCTCGCTCGTGTCGGTCATCACGGTGGTCGAGTTGCTGCGCAGCGCCCAGCTCGTGATCGCGCGGACCTTCGAGCCCTTCGGGCCGTACCTCGCCGCCGCGCTGATCTACTGGGTCATCAGCAGCCTGCTCGAACTCGTGCAGCGCGCGCTGGAACGCCGCTTCGCGCGTGGGGCCACCGCCTGA